The following coding sequences are from one Granulicella arctica window:
- a CDS encoding hydroxypyruvate isomerase family protein, translating to MALIDRRRFVGGALAGAAASVVAQGEQQKPALPAAAPVSTSKIRQSVSRWCYQKMSLDELCKNSAEIGLVAIDLLQPEEFEVPARYGLISSMGYASAGTINKGLNRLENHAEIEAGLRKFVPLAAKTGTPNVITFSGQRKGMSDEEGARNTVIGLNRVKSIMEDHGVTLVLELLNSKVNHPDYMADHVAWGVKVCEQVDSPKIKLLNDIYHMQIMEGDLIATIQKNAKWMGHFHTGGVPGRHELNDTQEVNWAGVMRGIQATGYTGFVAHEFLPTGDPMTSLREAYRICAV from the coding sequence ATGGCTTTGATCGACCGTCGTAGGTTTGTTGGAGGTGCGCTCGCAGGTGCGGCTGCCTCCGTCGTGGCACAGGGTGAGCAGCAGAAGCCAGCACTTCCTGCCGCTGCTCCCGTCTCTACCTCAAAGATTCGGCAGTCCGTGTCGCGGTGGTGCTATCAGAAGATGTCGCTCGACGAACTGTGCAAGAACTCAGCCGAGATCGGGCTGGTTGCCATCGACCTGCTACAGCCGGAGGAGTTTGAAGTTCCAGCAAGGTACGGACTCATCAGCAGTATGGGCTACGCAAGCGCCGGGACGATCAACAAGGGCCTGAACCGGCTGGAAAACCACGCCGAGATCGAGGCCGGCCTGAGGAAGTTTGTTCCTCTGGCTGCGAAGACTGGCACGCCCAACGTCATCACCTTCTCCGGACAGCGAAAGGGAATGTCCGATGAAGAGGGTGCGCGGAATACGGTGATCGGGCTCAACCGGGTCAAGTCCATTATGGAAGACCATGGCGTGACGCTGGTCCTGGAGTTGCTGAACAGCAAGGTCAACCATCCTGACTATATGGCCGATCACGTGGCGTGGGGCGTCAAGGTGTGCGAACAGGTTGATTCGCCAAAGATCAAGCTGCTGAATGACATCTACCACATGCAGATTATGGAAGGCGACCTGATCGCGACCATCCAGAAGAATGCGAAGTGGATGGGCCACTTCCATACGGGCGGCGTCCCGGGCCGGCACGAGCTCAACGACACGCAGGAGGTGAACTGGGCAGGCGTGATGCGAGGCATCCAGGCAACCGGGTATACGGGCTTTGTCGCGCACGAATTCCTGCCGACCGGCGACCCTATGACCTCGCTGCGCGAGGCATACCGGATCTGTGCAGTCTAA
- a CDS encoding 30S ribosomal protein S1, with protein sequence MANETPLETGTGAEVDETEQDQSFGELLSQYERDHSHRTGEGSKQLKGTVVSVTADSVFVDIGYKTEGVLPLGAFASEKEPIKPGDSLLVSVKGRNEEGYYELTKLKVEQPKDWESLEEAFAAKAVVSGTVTAMVKGGFSVDVGVRAFMPASRSGVREAAEMEKLVGQEIRCRITKLDVEDEDVVVDRRSVVEEDERSTKEQRFGEVKEGETVSGTIRSLASYGAFVDLGGVDGLLHIGEISWARVEKPEDVLTVGQEVAVKVLKIDPASKRISLSMKQLLPHPWDAVAEKYTQGERVRGVVTRTADFGAFVELEPGIEGMIHLSEMSWAKKVRKADDMVKVGESVEVVILGISVPERRMSLGLKQTLGDPWVEGAEKYGVGSVVEGPVVSFTKFGAFVQVAEGVEGMVHISEITAEKRLNHPQDVLRTGEIVKAKVLEFDKEKRQLKLSIKQMVPTGLDEFLAEHQVGDLVTGRIVEVNGERGRVELGEGVFASCRIVEAAPAAEATSGGALDLSSLTSLLNAKWKGASTSSAPKSEAVKAGQIRSFKIITLNPETKEIALELA encoded by the coding sequence ATGGCAAACGAAACTCCTTTGGAAACAGGCACGGGCGCGGAAGTAGACGAAACGGAACAGGACCAGAGCTTCGGCGAGTTGCTGTCGCAGTATGAGCGCGACCACTCGCACCGGACCGGCGAGGGCAGCAAGCAGCTCAAGGGAACGGTCGTGTCCGTGACGGCAGATTCCGTCTTTGTCGACATCGGCTACAAGACTGAGGGCGTTCTGCCGCTTGGCGCGTTCGCCAGCGAAAAAGAGCCAATCAAGCCGGGCGACTCCCTGCTCGTCTCGGTCAAAGGCCGGAACGAAGAGGGCTACTACGAACTGACCAAGCTGAAGGTCGAGCAGCCCAAGGATTGGGAGTCGCTCGAAGAGGCGTTCGCCGCAAAGGCCGTCGTCTCCGGCACCGTCACGGCGATGGTCAAGGGTGGCTTCTCGGTCGACGTTGGCGTGCGGGCGTTCATGCCTGCGTCGCGCAGCGGTGTTCGCGAGGCCGCGGAGATGGAGAAACTGGTCGGGCAGGAGATTCGCTGCCGCATCACCAAGCTCGACGTTGAGGACGAGGATGTCGTCGTCGACCGGCGCTCAGTCGTTGAAGAGGACGAGCGGTCGACCAAAGAGCAGCGCTTCGGCGAAGTGAAGGAAGGCGAGACGGTCTCGGGAACGATCCGCAGCCTGGCGAGCTATGGCGCGTTTGTCGATCTCGGCGGCGTCGACGGTCTACTTCATATCGGCGAAATCTCCTGGGCTCGCGTGGAAAAGCCCGAGGATGTGCTGACAGTCGGGCAGGAAGTCGCGGTCAAGGTGCTCAAGATCGATCCGGCGAGCAAGCGGATTTCGCTGTCGATGAAGCAGCTTCTGCCTCATCCGTGGGACGCAGTCGCGGAAAAGTACACGCAGGGCGAGCGGGTGCGCGGCGTCGTCACGCGAACGGCGGATTTCGGCGCGTTTGTGGAGCTTGAGCCGGGCATCGAGGGGATGATTCACCTCTCCGAGATGTCGTGGGCGAAGAAGGTTCGCAAGGCCGACGACATGGTGAAGGTCGGCGAGTCGGTCGAGGTGGTCATCCTCGGGATCAGTGTGCCGGAGCGGCGGATGTCGCTTGGCCTGAAGCAGACGCTAGGCGACCCATGGGTCGAGGGTGCGGAGAAGTACGGCGTTGGCTCGGTGGTCGAGGGTCCGGTGGTCAGCTTTACGAAATTCGGCGCGTTCGTGCAGGTGGCCGAGGGCGTCGAGGGCATGGTCCACATCAGCGAGATTACGGCGGAGAAGCGACTGAACCATCCGCAGGACGTGCTGCGCACGGGCGAGATCGTCAAGGCGAAGGTGCTGGAGTTCGACAAGGAAAAACGGCAGCTCAAGCTAAGCATTAAGCAGATGGTGCCAACCGGACTGGATGAATTTCTGGCCGAGCATCAGGTCGGCGACTTGGTGACCGGACGCATCGTTGAAGTGAACGGCGAGCGCGGGCGTGTGGAGCTTGGTGAGGGCGTCTTCGCGTCGTGCCGCATCGTGGAAGCGGCTCCCGCAGCCGAGGCGACCTCAGGTGGTGCGCTCGATCTTTCGTCGCTTACCTCCTTGCTGAACGCCAAGTGGAAGGGTGCGTCGACCTCAAGCGCCCCGAAATCAGAAGCCGTCAAAGCCGGACAGATCCGAAGCTTCAAGATCATCACCCTGAACCCGGAAACAAAAGAAATCGCCTTGGAGCTGGCCTAG
- a CDS encoding beta-N-acetylhexosaminidase encodes MNKHLCRAITLAFVSGGTIVAQFTNILMPQPEHLAAGTGQLTLSSSFSIGTTKTADPRLDAAIREAILQLRRKTALEIVLKTNSAPTLTIAVDSPGQVIQSVDENESYSLTSTATHIDLKAPTAVGAMRGLQTLLQLVQSSGSDYVIPAVTIQDSPRFPWRGLMIDCGRHFEPIPVLKRNIDAMAAVKLNVFHWHLTEDQGFRIESKVFPKLTALGSDGLFYTQAEARDLVAYARARGIRVVPEFEMPGHSTAWLVAYPELSSARAPSGIRREFGVSDFALDPTREETYTFIDRFLTEMVTLFPDPYLHIGGDETVSPEWKSDPRILAFMQAHQLKDPDALQAYFNQRVLKILTRLHRHMIGWDEILNPALPKDIIIQSWRGQASLDKGAQQGYQGLLSAGYYLDGMQPAGKHYLVDPSPSAAALTPDQRKLILGGEVAMWAEQVNEQTIDSRVWPRTAAIAERFWSPETVTDVDDMYRRLDKVSVELEANGLNHLNHEGASLRELAGTENIDALQTFASVIEPVSFGERYQQQKTSQLTVLDRFVDAVRPDPPSKHAVDLLMRGFLAKPSDAADRQALATIFQSMIDCTPEVRRQMAISPRLADAQTRAQQLPTLAKAGLQALTFIGSNQKASAGWKSSALAAIADAKKPSAIVRFTFLDSLTELVNRVSE; translated from the coding sequence ATGAACAAGCATCTCTGCCGTGCCATCACCCTCGCCTTCGTCTCCGGGGGAACTATCGTAGCCCAGTTCACCAACATCCTCATGCCGCAGCCCGAGCACCTCGCCGCAGGCACTGGCCAGCTCACGCTCTCGTCCTCCTTCTCGATAGGCACAACGAAGACGGCAGATCCCCGCCTCGATGCAGCCATCCGCGAGGCGATCCTCCAACTCCGACGCAAGACCGCTCTCGAGATCGTCCTCAAGACGAACAGCGCACCGACGCTCACGATCGCCGTCGATTCTCCGGGTCAGGTTATCCAGTCCGTAGACGAAAACGAGTCCTACTCGCTTACGAGCACTGCTACGCACATCGACCTCAAAGCTCCCACGGCCGTCGGAGCCATGCGCGGTCTGCAGACGCTTCTCCAGCTCGTTCAATCCTCAGGCAGTGACTACGTCATTCCTGCCGTGACCATTCAGGACTCACCGCGCTTTCCCTGGCGCGGTCTCATGATCGACTGCGGTCGTCACTTCGAGCCGATTCCTGTACTCAAGCGCAACATCGATGCCATGGCTGCGGTCAAGCTCAACGTCTTCCACTGGCACCTCACCGAAGATCAGGGCTTCCGCATCGAGAGCAAGGTCTTCCCGAAGCTCACGGCTCTCGGCTCCGATGGTCTCTTCTACACCCAGGCGGAGGCTCGCGACCTCGTCGCCTATGCTCGCGCTCGTGGCATTCGCGTCGTCCCTGAGTTCGAGATGCCTGGCCACTCGACTGCCTGGCTCGTCGCCTATCCGGAGCTTTCCAGTGCTCGTGCTCCATCGGGTATTCGCCGCGAGTTCGGCGTCTCCGACTTCGCGCTCGACCCGACCCGCGAGGAGACCTACACGTTCATCGACCGCTTCCTCACCGAGATGGTCACGCTCTTTCCCGATCCGTATCTGCACATCGGTGGCGACGAGACTGTCTCACCTGAGTGGAAGTCCGATCCGCGCATCCTTGCCTTCATGCAGGCTCACCAACTCAAGGATCCCGACGCGCTTCAGGCCTACTTCAACCAGCGCGTCCTGAAGATCCTCACGCGCCTGCATCGTCACATGATCGGCTGGGACGAGATCCTCAATCCCGCACTGCCGAAGGACATCATCATCCAGTCGTGGCGCGGTCAGGCGTCGCTCGACAAGGGGGCGCAGCAGGGTTATCAGGGGCTGCTTTCGGCTGGCTATTATCTCGATGGCATGCAGCCAGCAGGGAAGCATTACCTCGTCGATCCTTCGCCTTCAGCCGCTGCGCTCACTCCTGATCAGCGGAAGCTCATCCTCGGCGGTGAGGTTGCGATGTGGGCTGAGCAGGTCAACGAGCAGACGATCGACTCTCGCGTCTGGCCGCGCACTGCGGCGATTGCAGAGCGTTTCTGGTCGCCCGAAACTGTGACCGACGTTGACGATATGTATCGTCGGCTCGACAAGGTCTCCGTCGAGCTTGAGGCTAATGGTCTCAATCACCTCAACCATGAAGGCGCAAGTCTGCGAGAGCTTGCAGGGACCGAGAACATTGACGCGCTGCAAACCTTTGCCTCGGTGATCGAACCGGTCAGCTTTGGTGAGCGCTATCAGCAGCAGAAGACCTCGCAGCTTACGGTTCTCGACCGGTTTGTGGATGCAGTTCGTCCGGATCCGCCTTCGAAGCATGCCGTTGATCTGTTGATGCGGGGATTTCTGGCAAAGCCATCTGATGCTGCGGATCGACAGGCGCTGGCAACAATCTTCCAGAGCATGATCGACTGCACTCCTGAAGTCCGGCGACAGATGGCTATTTCGCCTCGTCTTGCCGATGCTCAGACTCGAGCGCAGCAGTTGCCGACTCTTGCTAAAGCAGGACTTCAGGCTTTGACCTTTATTGGTTCTAACCAAAAGGCTTCTGCGGGATGGAAGAGCAGTGCGCTTGCTGCGATCGCGGATGCGAAGAAGCCTTCGGCGATTGTGCGATTTACGTTCCTGGACTCTTTGACGGAGTTGGTCAACCGGGTTTCGGAATAG
- a CDS encoding hybrid sensor histidine kinase/response regulator produces MPPKELEQRALRVLLVEDNPDDAFLLERHLRRNGFAPEITRVETTAEMVDALSGPVAPDVVLADYNLPKFSGPAALQLLKTSGIDIPFIMMSGAVSEETAVESMRAGAQDYVSKQNLTRLIPALERELKEASARRRRLVAEQALRASEARFHRLVEAMPLSLLISAASGLILYANGAAERLFGYDPGDISSGSLTLESISPALNQAYRTLTDQAVAIEPFETVCTTTSGQAIDVLIGVALLNPESDPADQQIAAFIADLSHQKKSEEMLRRTEKLAVAGRLAASIAHEINNPLEAITNCLYLLSTADLPPDCRTYLTLAQKELDRVTQITVQTLRFYRRSTKPSQTDIHELIETVTALFESRLVALQISVIREFSASPIILAHDGEIRQVIVNLIGNAIDALTQGGTIIVRTASTHEWRTGREGIRITVADNGIGMSAETHARLFEPFYSTKGITGAGLGLWVSSEIVEKHQGSLRARSRSVTPDRRGGTVFTLFVPAEIDHTLTIDEQLQ; encoded by the coding sequence ATGCCCCCCAAAGAGTTAGAGCAGAGGGCGCTTCGGGTGCTCCTTGTTGAGGACAATCCCGACGACGCCTTCCTGCTGGAGCGACATCTTCGCCGCAACGGCTTCGCTCCCGAGATCACCCGCGTTGAGACAACAGCTGAGATGGTCGACGCCCTCAGCGGGCCCGTCGCCCCGGACGTCGTTCTCGCCGACTACAACCTCCCGAAGTTCAGCGGCCCCGCCGCGCTCCAGCTCCTCAAGACCAGCGGTATCGACATCCCCTTCATCATGATGTCCGGCGCGGTCTCCGAGGAGACTGCCGTCGAATCCATGCGCGCAGGCGCACAGGACTACGTCAGCAAGCAGAACCTGACCCGCCTCATCCCCGCCCTTGAGCGCGAACTCAAAGAGGCATCCGCCCGCCGCCGCCGTCTCGTCGCCGAGCAGGCGCTCCGTGCCAGCGAAGCTCGCTTCCACCGTCTGGTCGAAGCCATGCCGCTCAGCCTCCTCATCAGCGCCGCCTCCGGCCTTATCCTCTATGCCAACGGCGCTGCCGAACGACTTTTCGGCTACGACCCCGGCGACATCTCCTCGGGCTCGCTCACTCTCGAGTCCATCAGCCCCGCCCTCAACCAGGCCTATCGCACTCTCACCGACCAGGCGGTAGCCATCGAGCCCTTTGAGACCGTCTGCACCACCACCTCCGGTCAGGCCATTGACGTCCTTATCGGCGTAGCCCTCCTCAACCCCGAGAGCGACCCTGCCGACCAGCAGATCGCCGCCTTCATCGCCGACCTCTCTCACCAGAAGAAGAGCGAAGAGATGCTGCGCCGCACCGAGAAGCTGGCGGTAGCTGGCCGCCTGGCCGCCTCGATCGCCCACGAGATCAACAATCCCCTCGAAGCCATCACGAACTGCCTCTATCTCCTTTCCACCGCCGATCTGCCGCCTGACTGCCGAACCTATCTCACCCTCGCGCAGAAGGAGCTTGACCGCGTCACCCAGATCACCGTCCAGACTCTCCGCTTCTATCGCCGCTCCACTAAGCCCTCGCAGACCGACATCCATGAGCTCATCGAGACCGTTACCGCCCTCTTCGAGTCCCGGCTCGTCGCCCTGCAGATCAGCGTCATCCGCGAGTTCTCCGCCAGTCCCATCATCCTCGCGCACGACGGGGAAATCCGTCAGGTCATCGTCAACCTCATCGGCAACGCCATCGACGCGCTCACGCAGGGAGGCACGATCATCGTTCGCACCGCCTCAACCCACGAGTGGCGCACGGGTCGCGAAGGCATCCGCATCACTGTAGCCGACAACGGCATCGGCATGAGCGCCGAAACACACGCTCGCCTCTTCGAACCCTTCTACTCCACCAAGGGCATCACCGGTGCTGGCCTCGGCCTCTGGGTCTCCAGCGAGATAGTGGAGAAGCATCAAGGGTCCCTGCGTGCTCGCAGCCGTTCCGTGACACCGGACCGTCGAGGCGGAACTGTCTTCACCCTATTTGTTCCCGCTGAGATCGACCACACCCTTACCATCGACGAACAGCTCCAATAG
- a CDS encoding response regulator has translation MADGLRLILLVEDDPDHELLTIRALKKSNIANEVRVAHDGAEALDLLFGDNPIQPQVILLDLKLPKVEGLEVLRRIRENERTRMLPVVVLTSSDEERDLIRSYQIGVNSYIRKPVNFNDFAEATRQLGMYWLVLNECPPKS, from the coding sequence ATGGCAGATGGCTTGAGACTCATTCTCCTGGTCGAGGACGACCCCGATCACGAACTACTAACCATTCGCGCACTGAAGAAATCCAATATCGCCAACGAGGTCCGTGTAGCCCACGACGGTGCCGAAGCACTTGACCTCCTCTTTGGTGATAATCCCATCCAGCCGCAGGTCATTCTTCTCGATCTAAAGCTCCCCAAGGTCGAAGGTCTGGAGGTCTTGCGCCGCATCCGCGAGAATGAACGCACACGCATGCTGCCTGTTGTTGTTCTCACCTCCTCGGACGAAGAGCGGGACCTGATCCGCAGCTACCAGATCGGCGTCAATAGCTATATTCGCAAGCCTGTAAACTTCAACGACTTTGCCGAGGCCACACGACAGCTCGGCATGTACTGGCTGGTCCTGAACGAATGCCCCCCAAAGAGTTAG
- a CDS encoding sensor histidine kinase, producing the protein MKPRINRNVVPALLIAAILIVSINAWFAFRSVAVLLDGENWVQHTWQVINQVEMIMSSAKDAETGNRGFFITGDDSYLYPYTEALKELPAEVDHIQHLTADNQGQQLRIVELRAVLEQRLSLLQQGINLRRSGRIDSLHAMVLSGTGKVQMDHLRAIADDMEAEERRLLLIRIERTKSSSRRTRATLGIASFIDFLLIILIFRYFARERALRVASEETAQRLAESRAELETKASEILALNKTLEERVQLRTAELETTNRELEAFSYSVSHDLRAPLRTIDGFSLALEEDYADAVDAVGKDYIKRVRSGVQRMGELIDALLQLSRITRATITRERFSLTDLAREVAADLKEQNRDRQITFTIEDGLEAEADPKLLRVALENLLGNAVKFSARVPLAIINFAWDPAQNAWFVRDNGAGFDMHYAEKLFNAFNRLHGDKDFKGSGIGLATVARVIRRHHGNIWADSIVDHGATFWFTLG; encoded by the coding sequence ATGAAGCCCAGGATCAATCGGAATGTCGTCCCCGCGCTCCTCATCGCGGCCATTCTCATCGTCTCCATCAACGCATGGTTCGCCTTCCGTTCTGTGGCCGTTCTGCTTGACGGAGAGAACTGGGTCCAGCACACCTGGCAGGTCATCAACCAGGTCGAAATGATCATGAGCTCCGCCAAGGATGCCGAGACCGGCAATCGCGGATTCTTCATCACTGGTGACGACTCATACCTCTATCCCTACACCGAAGCTCTCAAAGAGCTACCAGCAGAAGTCGACCACATCCAGCACTTGACGGCAGACAATCAAGGTCAGCAACTCCGCATCGTCGAGCTGCGTGCTGTCCTCGAGCAACGCCTCTCCCTCCTTCAGCAGGGCATCAACCTCCGTCGCAGCGGTCGCATCGACAGCCTGCACGCCATGGTTCTCAGCGGGACCGGCAAAGTACAGATGGACCACCTACGCGCCATCGCCGACGATATGGAGGCGGAGGAACGCAGGCTCCTTCTCATCCGCATCGAGCGAACCAAGTCCAGTAGTCGCCGCACCCGAGCCACCCTCGGCATCGCCAGCTTCATCGACTTCCTGCTTATCATCCTCATTTTCCGCTACTTCGCCCGGGAGCGCGCCCTCCGCGTAGCCTCCGAAGAGACAGCGCAGCGCCTGGCCGAGTCGCGCGCCGAACTTGAAACCAAGGCAAGCGAAATTCTTGCTCTCAATAAGACCCTCGAAGAGCGGGTCCAGCTCCGCACCGCGGAACTTGAAACGACCAACCGTGAGCTCGAAGCCTTCAGCTATTCCGTCTCCCACGATCTCCGCGCCCCGCTTCGCACCATAGACGGCTTCTCGCTTGCCCTCGAAGAGGATTACGCCGACGCCGTAGACGCCGTAGGCAAGGACTACATCAAGCGTGTTCGCAGCGGTGTCCAGCGCATGGGAGAGCTTATCGACGCTCTCCTCCAACTCTCGCGCATCACCCGCGCCACCATCACGCGCGAGCGCTTCAGCCTCACCGATCTCGCCCGCGAAGTAGCCGCAGATCTCAAAGAGCAGAATCGCGACCGCCAGATCACCTTCACCATCGAGGATGGCCTCGAAGCGGAAGCCGATCCCAAGCTCCTCCGCGTAGCCCTGGAGAACCTTCTCGGCAACGCCGTAAAATTTTCTGCGAGAGTCCCCCTAGCTATCATCAACTTCGCCTGGGATCCCGCCCAGAACGCCTGGTTTGTCCGAGACAATGGTGCTGGCTTCGACATGCACTACGCCGAAAAACTCTTCAACGCCTTCAACCGCCTTCATGGCGACAAAGACTTCAAAGGCTCCGGAATCGGCCTCGCCACCGTGGCCCGTGTCATCCGTCGCCACCACGGGAACATCTGGGCCGACAGCATCGTAGACCATGGCGCTACCTTCTGGTTTACGTTAGGATAA